The following are from one region of the Spodoptera frugiperda isolate SF20-4 chromosome 20, AGI-APGP_CSIRO_Sfru_2.0, whole genome shotgun sequence genome:
- the LOC118282295 gene encoding eukaryotic initiation factor 4A-III, producing the protein MGSTRVAYNRKTRRQDLSKVEFETSEDVRITPTFDAMGLKDDLLRGIYNYGFEKPSVIQQKSILPIIRGRDVIAQAHSGTGKTATTSISILQSLDIKIRETQVLVLSPTRELATQSQKVILALGDYMNVQCHACIGGTSLDKDIKKLDYGQHVVSGTPGRVFDMLKRRALRTRSIKMLVLDEADEMLNNGFKEQIYDVYRYLPPSTQVVLVSATLPHEILEMTTKFMTNPLRVLVKRDELTLEGIKEFFINVEKEEWKFDTLCDLYDTLTINQSVVFCNTRKRVDWLAKKMLDANFTVCAMHGDMPQRERDEIMKMFRSGQSRVLITTDVWGRGIDVQQVSLVINYDLPNNRELYIHRIGRSGRFGRKGVAVNFAKADDIRILRDIEQYYSTQILEMPLDIADLT; encoded by the exons ATGGGTTCAACAAGAGTAGCGTACAATCGCAAAACGAGAAGACAAGATTTGTCTAAAGTGGAGTTTGAGACGAGTGAAGATGTGAGAATTACTCCCACTTTCGACGCTATGGGTTTAAAGGACGACTTGCTTCGAGGAATTTACAACTATG GTTTCGAGAAGCCGTCCGTGATTCAGCAGAAAAGTATCCTGCCAATAATTAGAGGCAGAGATGTAATAGCTCAAGCACACTCGGGTACCGGCAAGACAGCCACCACATCCATTTCCATCCTGCAATCCTTGGACATAAAGATACGAGAAACCCAAGTCTTGGTGCTGTCTCCTACTCGGGAGTTGGCCACTCAGAGCCAGAAAGTGATCCTTGCTCTAGGTGATTACATGAATGTCCAGTGCCACGCTTGTATTGGTGGCACAAGTCTTGATAAAGACATCAAGAAATTGGACTATGGGCAGCATGTTGTATCCGGAACGCCTGGGCGAGTATTTG ATATGCTTAAGAGACGTGCATTAAGAACCCGATCCATCAAAATGCTGGTGCTTGATGAAGCTGACGAGATGTTGAACAACGGATTCAAAGAGCAGATCTATGATGTGTACCGGTATCTGCCTCCTTCAACACAAGTTGTACTGGTGTCTGCCACCTTGCCGCATGAGATTCTGGAGATGACGACAAAGTTCATGACGAATCCTTTACGAGTTTTGGTGAAACG CGATGAATTGACTCTAGAAGGAATAAAGGAGTTTTTCATTAACGTGGAGAAGGAAGAATGGAAGTTTGACACTCTCTGTGATCTGTACGATACTCTGACCATCAACCAGTCGGTTGTGTTCTGCAACACAAGGAAACGAGTGGACTGGCTTGCAAAGAAGATGTTGGATGCTAACTTCACGGTCTGCGCGATGCATGGAGACATGCCGCAACGAGAAAGAGACGAGATTATGAAGATGTTCCGCTCTGGTCAAAG CCGAGTGCTGATCACAACTGATGTTTGGGGGCGAGGTATCGACGTGCAGCAGGTCTCCCTGGTCATCAACTACGACTTGCCGAACAACAGAGAGTTGTACATCCACAGGATCGGCAGATCAGGTCGCTTTGGCCGTAAGGGAGTGGCTGTGAATTTCGCCAAAGCCGATGACATCAGGATCCTTAGAGATATTGAGCAGTATTACTCCACACAAATTCTTGAGATGCCATTGGATATTGCAGatttaacataa